The genomic DNA GGACTCGACGGCGGGACGGCGCTGAACGGCCAGTTCGGGCTCAACGCCACGTTCCAGAACGACGCCGAGCGGCGCAACGGGAGCGTCCAGTCGGATCTCCTCCGGGGCAACATGACCGCCATCATCGTGGCGGTCGACTCGCTTTCGGGCAACCTCGTCGTGCAGGGCGAACGCAGCCTGAACGTCAACGGCGAGACGCATCTCATGGAGGTGCGCGGCATGGTCCGACCGTTCGACATCCAGGGCGACAACTCCGTCCTCTCCTATCAGCTTGCTAACGCGAACATCGTGTACAAGCGCGCCGGCGGCGTCAAACGCGCCCTGCTCGGCCCCGGCGCGCTGACCGGGCTGGCGACCATCGTCGCCATCGGCGCGGCGGCCTACGTGGGCATAT from Rhodothermales bacterium includes the following:
- a CDS encoding flagellar basal body L-ring protein FlgH; the protein is GLDGGTALNGQFGLNATFQNDAERRNGSVQSDLLRGNMTAIIVAVDSLSGNLVVQGERSLNVNGETHLMEVRGMVRPFDIQGDNSVLSYQLANANIVYKRAGGVKRALLGPGALTGLATIVAIGAAAYVGISN